One Hymenobacter cellulosilyticus genomic window, GCAATTTTCTATCCATTGTCAACCGGGGGCAGGCTTTACAGCCAGCGCCTTCAACACAGGTAAAGGCTCATAACGACTGGTGCGTCAGCTATAGCGCATGTCAGGACGACGAACTGAATAATTCACTGCCAGAAGACCTGACCCTGCTGGACAACCACTGGGATTATGTGATTATCAAGCTATCAAGGGCAATCGGGCTGGAAAGACGCTGGGCCCCGCTCGATGCCAGGGCCACTGTGCCGATGGTTGACGAGAGCGTCATTGTCTTCCAGCATCCGGGAGGCCATACTATGAAAGTGGACCAAGGTAAAGTTGGAGGAGTGGATCCGCCTAATCCGAAAGTGTTTCCTCGAATCCGGTTCCTTCACCACGCGAACACAATGAGTGGGTCATCCGGCGGCCCCTGTTTTGACAAGCACTTTATGTTGTTCGGCCTTCACCAGGGGCAGTGGGATGGCCATGGGGGGATAAAAAGATGGTCACCAACCGGGGAATACCAATCCTTAACATATTATCCTGCATAAACGACAGCGGAACGCCTCTGCCCACCCCGGATTGCAGTGAGTTACCTGTCTGGACAATTGGAAAGGAAGGCGCGTACGAACCCGTCCTAGGCTGCGATGATTTCCAGACATTAATCTGGCGCTCGGCAATGAGTGGCACCCCTAGGCTGGTCATCATTGCGGGGGACAGAGGGCGAGGGAAAACCCATCGCCTCTCTCTGATTAATTCCATGCTTTCGGATGGTGCGCACCTGAAAATTAACCTCAGTTCTGAGGCATTATCAACAATCAGCGTCACGGGTCTGGTTTCCCTCATCTCCGGTATTGCCGGTTTTTCGGCCCCAGCACTTACTCCGGTTTCCGAGATGGAGTCGACAGCGACCGTTTGGATGAGGGATGAGGTAATACCCAAATTGATGGATTCCCTCCAGAATATACGGACCGGCCGGCTTGTGTGGATTTTAATCGCTGACCTGAACAACTACAGCATAAAGGATAAACAGACCTCTCAACTGCTTTTGCTGTTGTATGAACAACTCAAAAGGGTTGACTGGCTACGGGTTGTCCTGGATGGATTCAAAGGAGATCTGCCCGCCTCACTCAGTGACCATACTCCGCAACTGGTCGAGCGTGAACGAGCCTCAGATGCTAGCCAAAGTCACATCCAGACGTTTTTTGAGCGGTTCAGTGCTTACCTAGAACTGCCGGTGGATGCCATGACCATTGGCTTCGCCACCAATCTGATGCATCAGGAATACACTGGATTTCTGAATGATGACTCCGAGACTGCATTAAAAAGGCTTAATCATAAGCTTAAAGTTGTAGTCCCAGTTCTATTGAAGACCGTTAATTAATAAACGCTCGCATAGCCCCCGTTTATGGACTCGTTACTAACACAGGCCTTTTCATTGGCAAGCAGCATTGAAAAACGGCTGAACGCCCTGCAAAGTGGAAAAGGGGCTTCGGACAGAGAGGTGGATCCTGAGCAATTAAAGGCGTCATTGGCGGAAATTATAACATCCGGATCAGATGATACATATAGTGATCCCGATGGTAATGTCATTTCTGACATAACGGATAAGCTGCTTTTCAAATCCCGGGAGACAGCTGCGCTAATTGGCTGGTTCGACCCTGATTCACTGTTTTCAGCTTCCGTGCAGAGCAGTACAAAGCAGGCTGTATTAAACAGACTTGCGACATTCTGCCTGACAGAGATTCAGGGTGATAAAGTTAAATGGCTGTTAAAACACAACCAGCGTAAGAAAATCCTTGCAGAATTTGTAAGGCATGACTTACTGCCGAGTAAGCTCAGGCAACGACATCCTCGGACAGACAGGTTCGGAAAAATGCTGCGCCGCCTGTTGCAACACGGAGCTAATCTTAATCTTGAAAAGAACTCCAGGGAGGACATGCTTGCTCTTGCCTCCGCAATGGAGGCCACGGCATCCATTGGGATATCCCAGCCGGATGTTACAGGCATAAATCATTTACGCCGAAATAATAAGTTCCTGGCCGAATACCGGGTCCTGCTGAAAAATGGCTTTTATGGAAGAGCACCGGAGCTTAAACGGTTACGAGCCTTCCTGTCCTCTGAACGGAATGGTCGAAGCATTATCCCACCGCGAAGCCTGGTGCTGACCGGGATCGGAGGAGCAGGCAAATCCACTCTTCTGGCAAAGTTTGCGCTTCAGGTTCTGACGGACCGGAAAGCTACCATAGTTGTCCTCGATTTTGACAGACCGGGAGTAGATTACCGAGATTTATACTGGCTTGAGAAGGAAATTGTTAGACAGATCGGGGAACAGGCTCCTGGCTTAAGCGCCCGAACAGATCAGATTATCCAGGATGCCCGTGAACGCAATACTGATGGGGCTGTAAGGCAGTTCTTTACTTCCTATGAGAGTGTACTGTCCTATGAGATCAGCGAACTGCTAAAAAGCTCATCGGCGGGAGACCGTCCGTTGCTGCTGGTGCTTGATACGTTTGAGGAGGTGGTACACAGCGTTGGGGTAGACCCTATATATTCCTGGCTGGCACAACTCACCCGGGTACTCCATCCGGTTGTCCTGAAGGTGATTTTTTCAGGGCGACTGCCGGAATCGTTTATTAAAAGGTATCATCAACATCAGGGAGATGTCATTTTTGTTGATGAACTGGAACCAGGGGTAGCAGAAAAAGTGCTGCGTAAGCACAACGTTTCGCCCATGTTGGCGAAACGGATTGTTGAGTCAAAGCATTTCCCCCGCAGACCGCTGGAACTTAAACTGCTGGCTTCAATTGCATCAAATTCGGAGGACGACACGGTTTTTGATCTCGAAAAAGAGGTTCTGCGGGGCGGGAAAGCAGCCAAGGACCTTTTTGCAGGTATTGTCTACAGGCGCGTGCTACTGCGAATCAGTGATGAAAGGGCTCGGGCCCTTGCGTATCCTGGGCTTATACTCCGCTACGTAACGGCGGATTTGATTCGGGACGTCGTGATTCCAACGCTGCAGAGTTTTTCCCTCCATGATGTCAGAATGCTTCAGGTGCTTAGCTCACTTGATTCAACGGAAGCGATTGAACAAGCCCTGACCACACTCTGCTCTTACACTTGGCTGGTGAGCAGAGATGAAAGGGGAAGAGTGTGGCATCAGAAGGACCTAAGAAACACCATGCTTAAGGCAATTTCCGGACAGGAGCAGGAAAAAGCTGATGCCGTTCACATGCGGGCCATGGACTTTTTCAATAGCAGACGCTCTAGAGAGGAGTGGTCTGAAGGCATGTATCATCAGCTGATGTTGTGCCGTACTCCCCATGATGGCGGGGCAATAGAGCTGGCAGATGTAAAAGAGTCGCTACCATATATATCCGCCGCTTTAAGTGATCTGCCGAAGGCGGCAGCCACTTTGGTTCGGTTTGTCATTGATAGTCATGTTCCTGATGAAGATGTAAGACTGCTACCGGATAGGTATCTGCCTAAGGCCTACAACAATACAGGTCTACGACTTCTTAATGACCGCGAGTTCGGCAGGGCTCTGGACCTGCTACAGAGGGGAATTGATACCAAAATAGCTTTCTCAGCCGGGAAAGGCTCTGCGTTTTCCCTTCAATGGGAGTGGGAGACTCTTTTCGTTACCGCCCGGTGGGGCGAACTGCGGGGGCGGATCAGTGGGGTGGACCGGAAACGCAGCGATATGCATTCCGGGCGCTCTTCGGTCAGTTCTGTTTATTTCAATTTAATTATTGCCCCTCCCGCTTATTATTAGATAGTACAGGAGCGAGAAATACGGTACGCAGCTTGTTTTATCCCCTCAAGACTATACATGTTGACAAGCGTTCAAAAACTATAGGTCCTGATTTTCAGGTGAGCATGACCAGATTGTGCGCCTGTTTTATTATGCTCTCACGGGAGAAAAACGCTGGTTCATTCGACTTTGTTTACGCTGCGGACTTGTTAAAGTCTGTTGTTACACAGGATTACTTTCCATTGACCTCAAATTTTAAAAGAAAATTACTGTTCCTGAATCTTATTGCTCATCCTGACTGGCCGGATTATAGTCTGAACCTATCCCCCTCCACATTGAGACTGACTCCTGCCGCTCTCAATCAGTTAATTCTTGAGCAGGATTTGGTGAGACTCGACGCCGAACTGCACGGGCTTATCGGGAAAGTTGCTCAGAATCTGGTCAGAAAAGCCGGCTCGAAATCCTGGACGGCAAAGGGGCTGCTCGGCGCGGTTGACGCCTTGCATAAAAAAGAAAATAACTGGCGCGCTGTCAAGCTCTTCGTGGCCGGAAAAGCAAGAACCGCGGAATCAGTTCTTGCTATTGTCAGAGGGCCTGATCCTGAATTTCGTGATCCCATCCGCTTTGCGCTCCTTGAAGCATATCCCGGCCCTTCAGCTTTTCCCCGTTTGGCCAAAATTATCGCGTCACTTATCCCCTATGAACTGGATGATCTAGAGCCGAGTGTATTCGCTGACATCATCGCCGCAGATCCTGAGCGCGGCCTTGAATCCTACATAGAACTGATCGACCGCAACTGGTCGCTGGGAGAACTGCTGAATAAAGCCCGAAATGAATGTGCGGACCTAAGTCCAAAGCTGGCTCAGGTACACGCGGCCTATACACGTTGGGACGAAGCCATTCGAACATCGGTATTGCAGCGCTTTCATGATCTTATTAGACTTGGTTCATGACCGTGTCACGCCCGCATCGAATAAAAGTGATATTCAGGCACCGCCGCACGGTAAATCTTTCGAAAAATGCATCCCAACGTAAGCTATCCCTCTTCCAGCGCATCCGATCTGAGCCTTTCCGCACATTACAGGAAAATGATGAAGGCTGGAGGGCAACTGCTCGAGCACCTCGAAAATAACGACCCTGATCTGTCAAACGGAGGTATTCGGGAAAGGCTTAGTACGGTCAGGGCGGAGTTGGATCGTATAATAAAGGAGCAACTGGGTGGGAAAGCTGACCTTCATTCACTGGCTGACCGGATTTTTAAGGATGGGGACACAGCCCTGCGTATGATTCGTGATCAGGACGAGGCCGGCCTGCGGCAGCATACCCGGCTGCTGTCGGCCCTGGAAACGATTGTGCGCACTGATGGCTCCAGACCTTCCTTTATGATTCAGAACGGCTCGGTAAACATCAGTAGCAGCCCGGTGGGCGGCTGGAAAAATAGTATTGTGGCGAGCGCCGACCTGTTGTTTAATGCAGGTGCCTGTGTCGGACGTATAGACGTGCCCTTTACGGTTCAGGGCTTTGCGGGCACGGGCTTTCTGATTGCGGAAAACCTGATTGTGACTAATCGCCACGTTCTGCAGGGGATTGCTTTGGAAAAGCCCGACGGAACGTGGAAACTGCAGGCAGGTGTACGGATAGATTTCGGTCATGAGTTTCGTGGGGTGGATTCTGTTAACCCCAGGGATCTAGCCCGGGTGGTTTTCAGCGGGAAGCGACCCATAGATCTGGGAGCATCAAAGCTTGACCACTCCAGGCTGGACTTGGCGCTCATTGAACTGGCACCAAGCAGTCAGTCAGCAGGACCCCGCATGTATCTTTCCCTTGACCAGGCTCCCGACTGGGCAATGCCGGATACAGCGGTCTATACCATCGGTTACCCAGGTGCTCCTAATCTTTTGAATACGCCCTTCCCTCCCTCGTTGTTTGAGCAGATCTTTCAATCCACGTACGGGTGCAAACGGCTAGCGCCCGGAATGGTGCTGGCGGGGGCACCTAGCAGCCCTGCGTGGACTCATGCCCACGACGCAACCACCCTGGGGGTAACTCTGGGTCGGTAATCGTCGTGGTCGGGCGTGAAAACGCAGCGGCCGGGTTGCATTACGGTGGCAGATCAGACGAGCCACGCGAAAACTATGGCCATACTCTTGGAAAGGCCCTTGCCGAGACGGATGGGCGTTCCGGTAAAACCCTCAGGGATCACCTGCTTGAGTTCGGTGTCCATTTAATAGACAGGGCCGGTAATAAATAAGGCTGGCTCAAAGTAAAGATATTGCCTGCCTGAACCATTTTTCACCTTTCTTAAACACTGTACAGCATGAGTGCGGCCAACCTATCCCGAAAAGCGACATTCGACACGATGACGTGTCTGGGCACCGAAACACCTGAACGGCCGGCTCCGAGCCTACCACCATGCCAGTAAAGTTTGAGGACAGAAATGGGTATGAATCCGGCTTTCTGCACGGCTGGGACATCCCGCTGCCACTGGCGGTCGGCGCAAATGCCTCCGATATGCTTCCTCTGCGCAGGGGCGGAACCGGAGTGGAGTTAAAATATCAGAACTTTTCCGTGATTATGTCTGCTTCCCGCCGTCTACCAATGCTGACAGCTGTGAATCTTCTGGGCTTGGACAGGGAGCAGGTGGACCGGATTGATACGTGGTATTTTGATGGTCGATTAGATAAAAGCGACCAATGGGAGATGAATTATATCATGGGAATTCGCTTGACCGAGGACACATGGTCCGGCGGGAAGATCCGGTGTGGGGCCCCTTCGCGAAGCAGGCTAACGCCGACACCTTCCACTTTACCAACAGCTGTCCTCAAATGGCAAGCGTTAATCAGAAAACCTGGGTTGGCCTTGAGAATCACATTCTGAAAATGGCGAAAGCGGACGGCATGAGGATAAATGTATATACGGGGCCGTTTTTCAGCGACGCTGATGTAGATTACAGAGGGCCAAAATACCGCTGGCCTTCTGGAAGGTAGTAGCAATCGTGACGGAGGATGGAAGACCGTCCGCCACGGCTACAAAATCAGTCAGCAGCAGGAGCTATCAGAACTTGAATACATTTTCGCTGGCTATTTAACGTATCAGATCAGCGTTCAGGAGGTTATGGACCAGACGGGTATTAACTTCAGTGCTCTGCTGGATTACGATGGCTTTACACAACGTGCAGTCGTGACAGGTGAGCGCACAATAGAGTTGATAAATAACCTGGATCGTGTGAAATCTGATGGTAGACTTCAAAATCTCAGTTCATAACGCAGGAGGTGCTCCGAGAGCATCAAAAAGTGTGGGCAGTTGGGTGAGCAGCTATCGGTCAATCTCTGAATGGGAATGCTGAGCGCCTATAGATCATAAAGTAATCTGGCTGCCCACACTTTTTGATGCTTTCCGGTTACAAAACGTAAGCAGTGCCGGTGCCTGTAAATGGCCTGTGGGCTGTTTCGCCGGCTACTGTGCCGCCTCAAAAGCCCCGCCATCAACTCCTGCTCGGTGCGCGAGAGCTGGTACCGGCTGGCCACGTCCGGCCATTGCCGCACCGCGGCCACGACCTGCGCGAGCACCGCTTCCGCCTGCGCGCCCGACAGGCGGAAGTAAGGCGCCACCTCCGAGCCAGGTCGAGGTCTAGCGCGTTGTCGGTTACGGAATGTTGAGCTTGAGGCCCTGCCCGTAGCGGATGGGGTTCAGGTCGAACGCTGGTGAGAGGCGCCAGCCCTGGGCGTGAGCAGAAAGCCGTGGTTGCGCAGGTGGTCGTCGGTGTTCGAGACGCAGATGTTGAACACGATGCGCCGCCAGAGCTCAGTCAGGTCTTCGGCCACCTGGGCGCCCTGCTGCATGAGCAAGCCCGCCAACTCCAGGTAGCTGGCCCCGTCTTGGTAGCCAACAGGGTCATGCTGAAGCGAAGTGCAGCCGCTCGCCGGCGGCCGTGCGGTCAAAGCGCTGAGAGAGGAAGGTGTGGTGGCGGCTGTTGAAGCGCTGGGCCCGGCCGGTGGCCACCTGCAGCGGCTGCGCGGGCCAGTTTGTTCACCACGGCTTCCCAGGCGCCGACGTCGTGCTCGTCCTGCCCGCTGGGGAACTTAGCAATCCAGAGCTGCCCGTGCTCGTCCACCACGCTGGCCTTGGACGCGCGCCGCCCAGCGAAGACCCGGTTGCCACCAGCATAAACAGCCACTTGAGGTAATCCGGGTCCTGGGCGCGTCCACCCGCTCCAGCTGCAGGCTGGCGTGCTCCAACTCCCGCAGCGAGGTCCAGGGCGGGGCGGCCATGGCCCTGTTGTCGTGAGGAACGGGCCGGCCAAGTCGGTTTTGAAGCGCAGCCCGCCATACGGTGGCCATCAAACACCCCAGCAAGTAGTCCGATTCGAGCAGCGGCCGCTCGCGGCGCTCCTCCTGCGGGCCAGGGCGGCTTCGCGCCGGCGCATGAGTAGCCGTCCCCAGCGGTCGGGCGAGGAGTCCAGAAAGAGGCGAAGTTGGCTTGGTCTTCCGGCAGGTACTGCGGCCGGTAAACAGTGCAGCGCCGGGTCCAGCACCTGGGCCTGCGGCAAGGCCACCACTGCGCGTCATAGGCAAAGAAAACACTCCTTACCCGCACCGGCACGGCGAGAGCGTGCCCATCACCGCGTCCATCGACCAGGCCTGCCAGTCGGCGTACACGTAGAGTTGGCGGCGTTCAGCGGTTTTGGCCATGGGACTACTCGCCGGAAGACTGTTTAGGTGCCCGTACGCTCAACACACCAAGTCGGCATCCTGCAGCTTGCGGCCCAGCACGTCGTCGGCCGCCAACTGGAGCAGGTTCTTTCCAGGCCCAACACAAACAGCACTGCAGGTAGGCCGCCATGCTCACCGTGGAAGCGCCCTGCTCGATGGCGTGCAGGTGTTGCGGCTGATGGCCGCGCGCTCGGCCACGCGGCCGCGCTGAGCTTGCGGCGCAGTCGGGCTAGGCGGATGTTTTTCTCCCGCTTGCGTTAGCAACTGCTGCAAACGCGGTAAAAGGATGACTGGGTCTTTGGGCATAATGCTCAATATATGATGAGCAAAAGTAGAGAGATTAGCTCAATTTATTGCGCATTATATGGTGAGCGCACATTTCTGGGCCTAACGGGCAGTTGTGCTGATAATGGTACAAAACCTGAGCCCTTTCCTTGCTTACCCCGGCGTCTGCAATTGGCAACAGCGTACCGACCCAGGTAGAAGCTCAGCGTAGCCCGCAAATCTTCAAAAACAGCCCGCCCGGATTTTTGGTCGCCTTTACCTTGTCGGTCTTCAACTGGTACGTGAATTTGAAGAGTTGGTCCAAGTGCTTGGGTCGCCGAGGATGGTGGCCACCAGCTGCGGCTGATTGATACCGAGGGCCTCCAGGTGCTGGCGGGCCGCGTGCGCGCGGCGTCCTCCGCCGGCTGCTCAAAAGGAATGGGCAGCTGCTGGGGCTGCTGGCGGGCGATGGTAAAGCGCACGGCGTCGTAGGCCCGCCCCTTCTTCACCAACTCGTAGTCAATTTTGAGGTCGGTGTGCTCGCTGACCTGGCGCACGGCGATGTCGAGTACCCGGGCCTTGAGCTGGCTGATGTTCTGAAACAACTCCGGCTCCTTCCCCCTGGGGTCTTTCAGGTGCAGCATCTGCTTGAATTCGTCCAGCGGGTAGGTCCGCGTCGACGTCTTGTCCTTCCATTGGCTCACCAGCTGGTAGATGCGCTTGGCATACTTGCTGCTCAGCTTCAGCGCCGAGTGCAGCTGATAGGAGGTGAAGTTTTCCTTGAGGTTGAACAGGAAAGGCCGGATGGGCGCCGCCAGCTGAATCTGCAGGCACCCTTTGCCCTTGATGTACTCCCCCGCTGAAACATCCACAACTGCTGGTACGTGCGCTCATTCTCCACCTCGAACATGCGCGAGCCCATGTCGGCCGTCGCCTCGCGCAGCTGCTGGTAGTTCCACTGCCGCCCGGTCAGGGCTTCCACGTCCTTCACGTAGATGGTATACTCCTGGTCCGGCGTGTCATCCGGCGCAGCCGGGAAAGCAGGTAGAAGAAGATGTCCAACTGACAGGCGGTGTAGTCGTAGCGGGCCTGGGTGATGGCGTTGTGCTGACGAACGACGGGAACCGGAGCCGGCT contains:
- a CDS encoding DNA/RNA non-specific endonuclease, which encodes MGDELYHGNSLDRGHMVRREDPVWGPFAKQANADTFHFTNSCPQMASVNQKTWVGLENHILKMAKADGMRINVYTGPFFSDADVDYRGPKYRWPSGR
- a CDS encoding ATP-binding protein — its product is MDSLLTQAFSLASSIEKRLNALQSGKGASDREVDPEQLKASLAEIITSGSDDTYSDPDGNVISDITDKLLFKSRETAALIGWFDPDSLFSASVQSSTKQAVLNRLATFCLTEIQGDKVKWLLKHNQRKKILAEFVRHDLLPSKLRQRHPRTDRFGKMLRRLLQHGANLNLEKNSREDMLALASAMEATASIGISQPDVTGINHLRRNNKFLAEYRVLLKNGFYGRAPELKRLRAFLSSERNGRSIIPPRSLVLTGIGGAGKSTLLAKFALQVLTDRKATIVVLDFDRPGVDYRDLYWLEKEIVRQIGEQAPGLSARTDQIIQDARERNTDGAVRQFFTSYESVLSYEISELLKSSSAGDRPLLLVLDTFEEVVHSVGVDPIYSWLAQLTRVLHPVVLKVIFSGRLPESFIKRYHQHQGDVIFVDELEPGVAEKVLRKHNVSPMLAKRIVESKHFPRRPLELKLLASIASNSEDDTVFDLEKEVLRGGKAAKDLFAGIVYRRVLLRISDERARALAYPGLILRYVTADLIRDVVIPTLQSFSLHDVRMLQVLSSLDSTEAIEQALTTLCSYTWLVSRDERGRVWHQKDLRNTMLKAISGQEQEKADAVHMRAMDFFNSRRSREEWSEGMYHQLMLCRTPHDGGAIELADVKESLPYISAALSDLPKAAATLVRFVIDSHVPDEDVRLLPDRYLPKAYNNTGLRLLNDREFGRALDLLQRGIDTKIAFSAGKGSAFSLQWEWETLFVTARWGELRGRISGVDRKRSDMHSGRSSVSSVYFNLIIAPPAYY
- a CDS encoding HipA domain-containing protein, yielding MTARPPASGCTSLQHDPVGYQDGASYLELAGLLMQQGAQVAEDLTELWRRIVFNICVSNTDDHLRNHGFLLTPRAGASHQRST
- a CDS encoding trypsin-like serine peptidase, with the translated sequence MHPNVSYPSSSASDLSLSAHYRKMMKAGGQLLEHLENNDPDLSNGGIRERLSTVRAELDRIIKEQLGGKADLHSLADRIFKDGDTALRMIRDQDEAGLRQHTRLLSALETIVRTDGSRPSFMIQNGSVNISSSPVGGWKNSIVASADLLFNAGACVGRIDVPFTVQGFAGTGFLIAENLIVTNRHVLQGIALEKPDGTWKLQAGVRIDFGHEFRGVDSVNPRDLARVVFSGKRPIDLGASKLDHSRLDLALIELAPSSQSAGPRMYLSLDQAPDWAMPDTAVYTIGYPGAPNLLNTPFPPSLFEQIFQSTYGCKRLAPGMVLAGAPSSPAWTHAHDATTLGVTLGR